The sequence GTGCGCGATAGTGTGAAAATTATTGCGTCAGGTAAGATTACAACACCTGATCGTGCAGCAATCGCTCTATCGATGGGGGCGGATCTTGTTCAGATTGCCCGTGGCTTTATGATATCAGTCGGTTGCATTATGGCGCATAAATGCCATACGAATGAATGTCCAACGGGTGTTGCGACGACAGATAAAAAACTACAACAAGCACTTGTTGTAGAAGAGAAGAAATATCGTGTGACCAATTACATTTTGACAATGAGAGAAGGATTGTTTCGGATTGCGGCAGCCGCCGGTCTTGATTCACCGACAAAGTTCGGCCGTCAGCATGTCGTTTACAAGGATGCACGTGGAAGAACATTCCCTGTAGAATAGACAATTTGTAATTCGTTCAACAAGAAAAAGCGTATTCCTTGCCAACCTCAAGAAATGCGCTTTTTCTATATGAAGTGGGAGTTATTCTGGTGGCTGTTCTACGATGCTAGATGCCGGATGCTGTCACCTTATCATCACGATTCCCGAAAAAACGAATGTTAAACCTAAATACAAATATTCAAGTTCATATGAAAAATGGTATCACCAGTTCTTAAAAATATATATGTGTCGAAAGGGGATTATTTCCCGGGGAATTTCTCGGAAATAAAATAATCCTGTCGTTCTTTGTTTGGTAAATATTGTTTTAGGATGAAATTGAAAATAACTATCTTAAAGTTCTCAAAGAAATGGTATGATGAAGATAACTTTTGAAAGGGGGATTTATAATTGTCAAATGAAATGTATCAATTAGCTTCTATCATATTGTACATGGGGGCAATGATTTTTATCGGCTGGTATGCTTTTAAGCGGACGTCTAATCTGACGGATTATATGCTTGGTGGGCGAGCGCTCGGGCCAGCTGTAACCGCTCTCAGTGCAGGTGCTGCCGATATGTCGGGCTGGTTGTTGATGGGATTGCCAGGTGCAATCTATCTCAATGGATTGGTCGAAGCTTGGATTGCTATCGGGTTAACAATCGGTGCATACTTGAACTGGGTGTTTGTTGCACCACGCCTTCGTGTCTACACACAAGTATCAAGTGATTCGATTACGATACCAAGTTATTTGGAAAGTCGATTAAAGGATAACTCACGTCTGTTACGGATTGCTTCTGGAATTATCATTCTTATTTTCTTTACGTTTTATGTATCATCAGGAATGGTTGCGGGCGGGAAGTTTTTCCTTAGCTCATTTGGTCTAAATTATCACGCAGGTCTGTTGATTGTCGCTGGAGTCGTTATCTTCTATACATTATTTGGTGGTTTTTTAGCGGTCAGTTATACAGATGTTGTGCAAGGAATTATTATGTTTTTTGCTCTTCTTCTCGTACCGATTGTAGGCGTTTTCATTACAGGTGGATTTGGGGAAACAGCGGCGAGTATTCGGGCTGTCGATCCACAGCTGTTGAATTTTGTTTCAGGTGCTTCATTCCTCGGTATATTGTCGGCAGTTGCTTGGGGGCTAGGTTATTTTGGTCAGCCGCATATCATCGTCCGCTTCATGGCAATTAGCTCACATAAAGAAGCGAAAAAAGCTCGACGTATCGGAATTGGCTGGATGTTTTTAAGTTTATTCGGTGCAGTTGCGACGGCGCTTGTAGGGATTGCTTACTACCAGCAAAATACGAATGCAACACTGGTAGATAATGAAACGGTATTTATCGTTCTTGGACAAATTATTTTCCATCCATTTATTGCCGGTATTATGCTTGCAGCTGTTCTTGCAGCGGTTATGAGTACGATATCTTCACAACTAATTGTATCGTCTTCCGCACTTGTTGAAGACTTATACAAAACGTTTATGAAGAAAGATGCGACAGATAAGCATTATGTTTTTTTAGGAAGAATGTCGGTGTTGGCAGTATCGCTAATTGCTATTGTTCTTGCTTGGCCGAACAATGAATCCATTTTGAGCATCGTATCGTTTGCATGGGCAGGATTTGGTGCTTCATTCGGTCCAATTATTTTGCTATCTCTTTACTGGCGTAAGCTGACAACAAAGGGTGCGCTATGGGGTATGATTACGGGTGCTGTTACAGTTATGATTTGGGGAAATATCGATGTATTGAAAGATAACCTTTATGAAATCATTCCTGGCTTCCTTCTTTGTCTAGCTGTTGCAGTTGTTGTGAGTAATGCTACTTATAAGAAAAATAATGAGATTGACAAAGAGTTTGATGCAGCATTGAAAATTCTTGGTGAGGATAAATAAGATAGAAAGCCTGTGGTGTATACTGCAGGCTTTTCTGCTACTTAGAAAGAGGGTTTATGTTTATGAAACTGGATCACGTTGTTTATTTCACAAATCGAACACCAGATGAGTGGGTTGCGGAACAACAGTCTGCTGTTGTGGGTGGTCGCCATGAGCAATGGGGAACGCATAATGCGTTGATGTATGTAAAAAATGCTTATATCGAATGGTTGTCGGTAGAAAGGCAGGACATCGCAGAGCAAGTAGACCATCCATTGCCGAGGTTATTGCTGCACGACTTAAAGGAGGGTGAAGGCTGGGGCACAGTTTGTCTATCTGTCGAGGATATCGAGCAATTTAATGAGGAAATTAACAATAAAGGATTCAGCACGTCTGGTGTACTTTCTGCACAACGAAGAACCGCTACGGGTCAATTGCGAAAGTGGAAAATGCTATTTGTCGATCAACCCGTATCAAATGAATTGCCGTATCCATTTTTTATCGAGTGGGAGGATGCGGAGGATATTCGTTTTGCCAAGCTGCGTGAAGAGGGTGCGATTACGTCGGCTAATGAACAGCTGGAAATTACGGAGTGTGTCTTCAGTGTTGAGGATCCGCTGAGGGAGACGGCGGAGTGGGCGATTTTATTGTCACAAAAAGTGGGTGACGCCGATGATATTGCCTTGTCAAATGTCTTGTTGAAGTTTGTGGAACATGAAGGTGGGAAGGATAGATTGACGGATGTTGTCATTGGGCAGGCTAACTAGCACAGAAACCGCCCTAATTGGTGCGTGAATCTACATATGGTAAGATAAATAGACCTATGGTAAGGCTAGAGAGGAGTCGTTGGATGGAAGTGTTAGTGGAACGTGCGGTGCTTGTCGGTGTGCATGAACAAAAAGATGAGCATTTCGCCTATGCGATGGAGGAATTGAAAAATCTGGCGGAAGCGATTGCTGTTGAGGTGGTTGGTGAAGTGACGCAAAACTTAGAACGTCGCCATCCATCTCATTATGTTGGCAAAGGAAAAATTGATGAAATCCGTCATTTTTATGAAGAATTAGATGCCAATCTTGTGATTTTCAATGATGAACTGTCGCCATCACAAATTCGGAATATGGAGCAGGAGCTGCAGTGTAAGGTCATTGACCGGACGATGCTGATTTTGGATATTTTCGCACGACGCGCCAGAACGAGTGAGTCTCGGATGCAGGTTGAATTGGCGCAGTTACAGTACATGTTGCCACGCCTTGTTGGTTTGCGTGCTTCACTTGGGCGGCAAGGCGGTGGGACAAGCGGTGGACTCCAGAACAAAGGTGCTGGGGAAACGAAGCTTGAGCTGGACCGTCGGAAAATTGAAGACCAGATTGCCAAATTGCGCCGCGATTTAGATCATGTGAAGGATCAGCGTGATACACAGCGTAAGCAACGTAAAAAAAGTGGCACACCTGTCGTGTCGATTGTAGGCTATACGAATGCGGGCAAGTCGACGCTGATGAACAAACTGCTGATGAAGATGGATGCTGAAAATGCAAAGCAGGTATACGAAGAGGATATGTTGTTTGCCACATTGGATACGTCTGTCCGCAATGTAAAGTTGATTGATAATAAACAATTTATCTTAACAGATACGGTTGGATTTGTATCTAGGCTTCCGACTCATCTCGTTAAAGCATTCCGCTCGACGCTAGAAGAAGCGCGTGATGCGGACCTCCTTCTCCATGTTGTGGACGTGTCGAATACAGAGCATGGCTATATGATGGAAGTGACGAATGAGACTTTGCAGGCAGTCGGCGTGGAGAATGTTGAGACATTGAAAGTATATAATAAGGCGGATCTTGCGAGTATTCGCTATCCAGAAGTGAACGACGACAGCGTTTGGCTTTCGGCTAAGGAAGGACAAGGGTTAGATGAGCTTGTCGAATTAATAAAGAAAAAGATTTTTGGTCAGTATAGCACGTGCAAACTGCTCATTCCGTTTGACCGCGGTGATATTGTGTCTTATTTGAATGATAAAGCGAATGTGAAGAGTACGGAGTACGAGGAAGATGGCACGCTGATGACGGTGGAAATGGATAGTTCTGAGCAGAAGAAGTTTGAGGAGTTTATCGTCAGTCATTAAAAAACAGCACCGCATGACAATAACTGTCATGCGGTGCTGTTTTCTATATAAGAGAAAGGGGGTGGGATGTTACTAGTATAGCCACATTCCCAGGAGTTAAACCTCCACAAATTGATTATTATGCAAACGTGCAAAAATCCCACCTTGATTGACTAACTCATCGTACTTACCGTCCTCGGCAATGCCGTCTTCTGTGACGACGATGACGCGGTCTGCATCACGAATAGTTGCTAGACGGTGTGCGATGACTAGTGTTGTCCGGTTTTCAGCCAGTTCAGCGAGTGATTGCTGAATGATGCGCTCTGTTTCTGTATCGAGTGCGGATGTCGCTTCATCCAAAATAAGAATCGGTGGGTTTTTCAAAAACATGCGTGCAATGGCAAGGCGTTGCTTCTGCCCACC comes from Sporosarcina sp. FSL K6-3457 and encodes:
- the putP gene encoding sodium/proline symporter PutP, yielding MSNEMYQLASIILYMGAMIFIGWYAFKRTSNLTDYMLGGRALGPAVTALSAGAADMSGWLLMGLPGAIYLNGLVEAWIAIGLTIGAYLNWVFVAPRLRVYTQVSSDSITIPSYLESRLKDNSRLLRIASGIIILIFFTFYVSSGMVAGGKFFLSSFGLNYHAGLLIVAGVVIFYTLFGGFLAVSYTDVVQGIIMFFALLLVPIVGVFITGGFGETAASIRAVDPQLLNFVSGASFLGILSAVAWGLGYFGQPHIIVRFMAISSHKEAKKARRIGIGWMFLSLFGAVATALVGIAYYQQNTNATLVDNETVFIVLGQIIFHPFIAGIMLAAVLAAVMSTISSQLIVSSSALVEDLYKTFMKKDATDKHYVFLGRMSVLAVSLIAIVLAWPNNESILSIVSFAWAGFGASFGPIILLSLYWRKLTTKGALWGMITGAVTVMIWGNIDVLKDNLYEIIPGFLLCLAVAVVVSNATYKKNNEIDKEFDAALKILGEDK
- a CDS encoding VOC family protein, encoding MKLDHVVYFTNRTPDEWVAEQQSAVVGGRHEQWGTHNALMYVKNAYIEWLSVERQDIAEQVDHPLPRLLLHDLKEGEGWGTVCLSVEDIEQFNEEINNKGFSTSGVLSAQRRTATGQLRKWKMLFVDQPVSNELPYPFFIEWEDAEDIRFAKLREEGAITSANEQLEITECVFSVEDPLRETAEWAILLSQKVGDADDIALSNVLLKFVEHEGGKDRLTDVVIGQAN
- the hflX gene encoding GTPase HflX, with protein sequence MEVLVERAVLVGVHEQKDEHFAYAMEELKNLAEAIAVEVVGEVTQNLERRHPSHYVGKGKIDEIRHFYEELDANLVIFNDELSPSQIRNMEQELQCKVIDRTMLILDIFARRARTSESRMQVELAQLQYMLPRLVGLRASLGRQGGGTSGGLQNKGAGETKLELDRRKIEDQIAKLRRDLDHVKDQRDTQRKQRKKSGTPVVSIVGYTNAGKSTLMNKLLMKMDAENAKQVYEEDMLFATLDTSVRNVKLIDNKQFILTDTVGFVSRLPTHLVKAFRSTLEEARDADLLLHVVDVSNTEHGYMMEVTNETLQAVGVENVETLKVYNKADLASIRYPEVNDDSVWLSAKEGQGLDELVELIKKKIFGQYSTCKLLIPFDRGDIVSYLNDKANVKSTEYEEDGTLMTVEMDSSEQKKFEEFIVSH